The following DNA comes from Mesorhizobium sp. B2-1-8.
GAACGGGTCGAGCACCACGTCACCGGGCTTGGTCGAGGCCATCATGATGCGGGCGAGCAATGCCTCGGGCTTCTGCGTCGGATGCAGCTTGTCGCCATTGTCGTTCTTCAAGCGCTCGCCGCCGGTGCAGATCGGGAACAGCCAGTCCGAGCGCATCTGGATGTCGTCGTTCGATGCCTTCAGCGCTTCATAGTTGAAGGTATAGCCCTTGCCCTTCTGGTCGCGCGAGGCCCAGATCATCGTCTCATGCGCGTTCTGGAAGCGGCGGCCGCGGAAATTCGGCATCGGGTTGGTCTTGCGCCAGACCACGTCATTGAGAATCCAGAAGCCGAGATCCTGCATCTTGGCGCCGACCCGGAAGATGTTGTGGTAGGAGCCGATGACCCAGATCGTGCCATTGGGCTTCAGTACGCGGCGCGCCGCCAGCAGCCAGGCGCGGGTGAAGGCGTCATAGGCTTCAAAACTCTCGAACTGGTCCCAGTCGTCGTCGACCGCGTCGACCTTGGACTGGTCGGGACGGTGCAGATCGCCGTCGAGCTGCAGATTGTAGGGCGGGTCGGCAAAAATAACGTCGATCGACTTTTCCGGCAGGCGGTCGAGCGCCGCGACGCAATCGCCTTTCAGGATGGTGTCCAGCCATTCGGATTGCTGGGGAGCGTGGGAGAGCTCGTCGAGAAGACGCACGGCTGACATTTTTTACACCCAATGCACGCGTTACTGTTTACTCCCCGTTATGGTTACCGATCAGCGTAAATATTCGGTGAAGGCGCGCGGATGGCCACCGGATTTGCGAAGGTCCGGCCATTGGTGTATGCCGCGCCGCTCGAGCCCTCAGCGGCCATCCCTCCATCCTCCATCGTCCGGATCACCATGCCCCAGCCAGACCTTGTCATCTTCGATTGCGACGGCGTGCTCGTCGATTCCGAAATCATCGCCGCGCGGGTCGAGGCCGAATTGATCACCCTGGCCGGATATGAAATCTCGGCGGAGGAAATTGCCGAGACCTATGCCGGCCTGACCTTCAAGGACATACTGATGCGGATCGAGGAGAAGTCCAAGATCCCGTTCCAGGTGTCGCTGATCGATCGCGCCGAGGAACTGGTCGACCGCAAACTGCGCAGCGACGTGCGTGCCATCGAGGGTGTGCGCGAAGCGGTCGCCTCGGTCACGGCGCAGCGCTGCATCTGCTCCAATTCACGTTCGGAGCGGATCGAATTCATGCTGGAGAAGGTGCATCTGCTGCCATTCTTCGCCGGGCGCATCTTCTCGGCGATGGAGACGCCGACCGGAAAGACCAAGCCGGCTCCGGACGTGTTCCTGCATGCCGCCGAAAAGCTCGCCGCCAACCCGGCGAACACCTTCGTCATCGAAGATTCCGTGCATGGCGTCACCGGCGCCAAGGCCGCCGGCATGCGCGTGATCGGTTTTACGGGTGCCAGCCACAGCTATCCCGGCCATGCCGATGCCCTGACGGAGGCCGGCGCCGAGACGGTGATCCGCCGCTGGGCGGAGCTGAAAAGCGTGATCGCGGCGCTGTCGGAATGGTCGGAAGACGCCTAGAGCATGATGCCGAAAAGTGTGAAGCGGTTTTCGGACGACATCATCCTCTATCTCTTTGATTTAGAGACGGATTCAGATTTCAGGTCGACTCGACCTGAAATCATCCGGCTCTAGGGCGGCTCGCTGGAAACTCTGCCCGCGAAGATTTCCAGCGCGTCCGACCCTTGCTTAGCCGGTGTCGTTCCCGAAGCGCGTCCGGCGGCTCGCGGAAGAACGGTCCGAACTCAGAAAGGCCCGGAGCGGCCATCGAAGTCTGGTGACGAGCCTACGCGCGCGTCGTCAAAGTCGAGAGCTGGTCGGTGTCGTAGCGATTTCGCAGATCGGCGAGCGCTTTTGGATCCGGCGCCCCTTGCGCCGCGAGGCTGGCGAGCTCTTCGAAATAATGCTCATGGCCAGGCGGAGAAACGGTCATCAGCACGCGAGCCGGTTTCTCGCTGACATTGGTGATGTTGTGCGGCACCCCCGGCGGGATGAACAGAAAGGTTCCAGGCGTCGCGCGGATCGTCTCGTCGCCGAAATGCCACTCACACTCGCCGTCGAGCAGGTAGAAGGTCTCCTCCTGCACCCGGTGCACATGCCGCCCGGTGGCGAACTGTGGCGGGATCGTCCAATCGAACATGCTGGTGTGCTTGGTATTCTCGCCGGTTACGAGGAAAGCCATGGGATGACCACGCAGCATGACGCCTTTCTTCTCATCGGGCCTGCGGATGAAGGCATTGGCGCTCATATGACCCTCCTTTGGCTGGGCGCATGCTTTTAACAAGCATTTGTGCAACATCGGCCGTTCGTGGCGGAAAGTCGTGAATCCGTTCCCAAAAATTTGCTAAAAGACTCTGATGACCGTAAGGGGCGACCTCTACCAGTTCGGCCCGTTCCGCCTCGATCCGGAGGTGGGCATTCTTTTTTGCTGGGGTGAGCCGACCATACTTGGGCAACGCGCCGTCGCGCTGCTGCGCCTGCTGATCCAGAATGCGGGCGTTCCCGTATCCAAGGACACGCTGATCGAGGCGGGCTGGGGCGGATTGGCGGTTGCCGATAACAATTTGACGGTTCAGATCGCAACCTTGCGCCGCGTCCTGGCCGACACGGCGAATGTCGACAGCTGGATCGAAACATTGCCGCGCCGCGGCTATCGCTATGTCGGACCGGCTGTCACCAGGAATGTTCCTGATGCCTCGGCCGCCGTCCGCGCCGCGTCGGCACCGACCTTGCCCGGGAAGCCTTCCGTCGCCGTCCTGCCGTTCTCCAACTTGAGCGGCGATCCGCAGCAGGAATACTTCGCCGATGGAATGGTGGACGACATCATCACAGGCCTGGCACGCATCAAGTGGCTGTTCGTCATCGCACGAAACTCGACCTTCACCTACAAGGGTCGTGTCGTGGACGTGAAGCAGGTCGGTCGCGAGCTCGGCGTTCGCTATGTCCTCGAAGGCAGTGTGCGCAAGGCCGGCGGTAATGTGCGTGTTACCGGGCAGATGATCGATGCATCGACCGGTGCGCATGTATGGGCCGAGCGCTACGACCGAAGCTCCGAAGACATATTTGCGCTTCAAGACGAGATCGCGCTGTCAGCAGTGGGCGCAATTGCGCCGAGCGTGCGGAAAGCCGAAATCGAACGTGTCAGGCGGAAGCGGCCTGACAGCCTCGATGCCTACGATCTCGTGCTGCAAGCCCAGCCCGACGTCGATTCAGGCATGCCGAAGCAAGTGACCAGAGCGCTGCTGCTTCTTGACCGCGCTATCGCACTCGAGCCGACTTATGCGCTGGCACATGGCAATGCCGCGATGTGCCACCATTGCCTGTTTCTTCGCGCCGGCTTGCAGGAGATCAACCGTGCATCTTCGATCCGTCACGCCCGGTCTGCCATTGTCCATGGACAGGATGATGCGCTCGCTCTGACCTGGGCCGGCTTTTCCATCGGAATGGATGCTCACGATCGCGCCGCTGCATTTACTGCATTGGAGGCCGCGCTCGCCATCAGTCCGTCATCGGCGCTGACCTACATTCTTGGCAGCGTCATCCTCGGATGGAGCGGCGAAGCCGAGCGCGCGATAGAATGGAGCGAGCAGGGTATGCGGCTAAGCCCGTTCGATTCGTGGACTTGGGCGGCATTTGACGCTCAAGCAATGAGCCATTTGCTGCGCGGTTGTTACGAAGAAGCTTGCCGTGCGGCCTACAAGTCCGTTCAAGCCAACCCGGCGCATAGTATCACTTATGTGCAATTGGCTGCCGCGCTGGCCAACCTTGGCCGATTGGATGAAGCGAAGGTGGCCGCCGCTCGCGTGCTCGAGCTTCAGCCTGGCTTTCGCTACAGCCGCCAGTTCGCAGGCGTGAATTGCGCGCCCGCGCTCGCGGAGGCTCTTGGAAGCGCACTACGACGCGCGGGACTGCCCGAGTAGCTCGGTTGACTGCGTGGGGGTCTTGGTCGGCCAGCGATGCCGCCGTTGTCCCCTGCATGTGACGATGCGCCTCGGCAAACTCGCCGCGAGGCACCTGG
Coding sequences within:
- a CDS encoding site-specific DNA-methyltransferase produces the protein MSAVRLLDELSHAPQQSEWLDTILKGDCVAALDRLPEKSIDVIFADPPYNLQLDGDLHRPDQSKVDAVDDDWDQFESFEAYDAFTRAWLLAARRVLKPNGTIWVIGSYHNIFRVGAKMQDLGFWILNDVVWRKTNPMPNFRGRRFQNAHETMIWASRDQKGKGYTFNYEALKASNDDIQMRSDWLFPICTGGERLKNDNGDKLHPTQKPEALLARIMMASTKPGDVVLDPFFGSGTTGAVAKRLGRHFVGIEREQAYIDAANARIDAVRPLDEADLTVLTGKRAEPRVAFVSLIDTGLVTPGATLYDAKKRWAAKVRADGTVAIGDSAGSIHKIGAEVQGLDACNGWTFWHYERSGGLTPIDELRRIARLGMERAGG
- a CDS encoding HAD family hydrolase gives rise to the protein MPQPDLVIFDCDGVLVDSEIIAARVEAELITLAGYEISAEEIAETYAGLTFKDILMRIEEKSKIPFQVSLIDRAEELVDRKLRSDVRAIEGVREAVASVTAQRCICSNSRSERIEFMLEKVHLLPFFAGRIFSAMETPTGKTKPAPDVFLHAAEKLAANPANTFVIEDSVHGVTGAKAAGMRVIGFTGASHSYPGHADALTEAGAETVIRRWAELKSVIAALSEWSEDA
- a CDS encoding cupin domain-containing protein, coding for MSANAFIRRPDEKKGVMLRGHPMAFLVTGENTKHTSMFDWTIPPQFATGRHVHRVQEETFYLLDGECEWHFGDETIRATPGTFLFIPPGVPHNITNVSEKPARVLMTVSPPGHEHYFEELASLAAQGAPDPKALADLRNRYDTDQLSTLTTRA
- a CDS encoding winged helix-turn-helix domain-containing tetratricopeptide repeat protein, translating into MTVRGDLYQFGPFRLDPEVGILFCWGEPTILGQRAVALLRLLIQNAGVPVSKDTLIEAGWGGLAVADNNLTVQIATLRRVLADTANVDSWIETLPRRGYRYVGPAVTRNVPDASAAVRAASAPTLPGKPSVAVLPFSNLSGDPQQEYFADGMVDDIITGLARIKWLFVIARNSTFTYKGRVVDVKQVGRELGVRYVLEGSVRKAGGNVRVTGQMIDASTGAHVWAERYDRSSEDIFALQDEIALSAVGAIAPSVRKAEIERVRRKRPDSLDAYDLVLQAQPDVDSGMPKQVTRALLLLDRAIALEPTYALAHGNAAMCHHCLFLRAGLQEINRASSIRHARSAIVHGQDDALALTWAGFSIGMDAHDRAAAFTALEAALAISPSSALTYILGSVILGWSGEAERAIEWSEQGMRLSPFDSWTWAAFDAQAMSHLLRGCYEEACRAAYKSVQANPAHSITYVQLAAALANLGRLDEAKVAAARVLELQPGFRYSRQFAGVNCAPALAEALGSALRRAGLPE